The following is a genomic window from Candidatus Cloacimonadota bacterium.
AGCGTCGAGAGCGAATTCGGGAAGTTTACAAAAATGAAAATAAAACTTCCGAGAATATGAAAGATGTAGGTGGGAAGTAGGAGATAAGAAGTAGGAAATAGGAAATAGGAAATAGGGATTAGGAAAAATAAAAAGAATTGGAAGATATTATGATTGAAAGATTTGAGGATTTTATTGTTTGGAAGAAAGCGATGCGATTGGCTGTAGAGATTTATAAGAATCTCAAAGATTGTAAAGATTTTGGTTTTAGAGATCAGATTCAAAGAGCAGGAGTTTCTGTTCCTTCCAATATAGCGGAAGGATTTGAACGACAATATAACAAAGAAAAGATTCAATTTTACTATATTGCAAAGGGCTCTTGTGGTGAACTAAGAACACAATTGTATCTTGCTAAAGAATTGAATTATCAAAAAGATGACATCGTCAATGACTTAATTTCAAAATCAAATGAAGTCTCTGCAATGTTGTATAAACTAATTGTTTCAAGAAAGGAGAAATTCGCTTGAAAAACTTATCCTATTTCCTATTTCCCTTATTTTGGAGTTATTATGACAAATTTAAATATCCTCATCCTCGATGATGAACCAGGCATCAGGAATGAACTGAAAGATTTTTTTGATCTTTATGATTATAATGTTTTTACAGCGGAAATTCCCTCAAAAGCATTTCTCATATTAGAGAAGAATCATATTGATGTTTTGATACTTGATATCCAGCTTCCGGAAATGAATGGAATTGAGGTCTTGAAGAAAGTTAAAAACGAACATCCGGAAATCGAAGTTATTATGATCACAGGTCACGGAGATCAGGATTGCATTATTGAATCTTTACGGTTTGGAGCATTTGATTTTTTTAAGAAACCATTCCGCACGCTTGAGATCAAAAGTGCGATCGAACGAACTCAAAAATTTCTCGAATTATCTAAAAAATTGAAAGGAGTTAAACAAAAATTTTCTTTAATTTCAAAGGAACTTCAGGAGCAAATGGGTTCTGCGATCATCGGGAAAAGTATGGAAATGAAGTCTGTGATCGAATTGATCTCCAAAGTTGCCCGATATGACGATACTTCCGTTCTTATTACCGGAGAAAGTGGAACAGGGAAAGAACTAGTTGCCAGAAGCATTCATCTTTTAAGTAATCGAAAAAACACATATTTCTATCCTGTAAATTGTTCGGCAGTTCCGGAACATCTTTTTGAAAGCGAATTCTTCGGTCATAAAAAAGGAGCTTTTACCGGTGCTACTGAAGATAAAGCAGGTTGGTTCGAGATTGCTGATAAAGGAACATTATTTCTCGATGAGATAGGAGATATGCCTTTGACTCAGCAAATCAAATTCCTGCGAGTGCTCGAAGATAAAAAAGTTCGCAGGATCGGTTCTCACAAAGAAATTGAAGTCGATGTCAGAATAATTTCCGCAACTAACCAGGATATTGAAAAATCAGTTAATGAAAATAAATTCAGGAATGATCTTTTGCATAGATTGAATTCTTTTGTGATCGATATTCC
Proteins encoded in this region:
- a CDS encoding four helix bundle protein, whose product is MIERFEDFIVWKKAMRLAVEIYKNLKDCKDFGFRDQIQRAGVSVPSNIAEGFERQYNKEKIQFYYIAKGSCGELRTQLYLAKELNYQKDDIVNDLISKSNEVSAMLYKLIVSRKEKFA
- a CDS encoding sigma-54-dependent Fis family transcriptional regulator, with the translated sequence MTNLNILILDDEPGIRNELKDFFDLYDYNVFTAEIPSKAFLILEKNHIDVLILDIQLPEMNGIEVLKKVKNEHPEIEVIMITGHGDQDCIIESLRFGAFDFFKKPFRTLEIKSAIERTQKFLELSKKLKGVKQKFSLISKELQEQMGSAIIGKSMEMKSVIELISKVARYDDTSVLITGESGTGKELVARSIHLLSNRKNTYFYPVNCSAVPEHLFESEFFGHKKGAFTGATEDKAGWFEIADKGTLFLDEIGDMPLTQQIKFLRVLEDKKVRRIGSHKEIEVDVRIISATNQDIEKSVNENKFRNDLLHRLNSFVIDIPPLRKRKGDIPLLIEHYAKFFSEKMRIPITQIENDVYDSFSDYEFRGNVRELKNLIERAVILSEKGIISRKHLPKLKIGNKHIISEPTENEENLDLALAEKKLILKALSKAKNNKSKAAELLNISWYALNRKMKKYEIEM